ATCAATAATTTGATAGTATTATTATATGTCGTATAGAGATTCTCTATACGTGATAAATAATCAGAGGAAAGCATTTTATATTTTAGCTATTTTTTTATCAAGATTAAATCTTAAAAATCTTGAAAGAGCTAAATATACAGAACCTCTTCCAACTAGTGGAAATCTATTGCGTTTTGTGTCTAATTTTAGTTTCTTGCCAATTTTAGACTCTACAGCCGCATCTAATTCAGAGGCATCCATCTCTAATATTCTAGATACAGGCACTCCAACAGAACGAGCAATCGCCTGCTTAGTTTCCTCATTCAAAGATATTTTAGGTAACATGATGCTCTCTACAATAAGTACCTCTTCAAAATGGATTATTCATAAAATATGTCAACTAATATTACACGATATTATCTATATGACGCATATTATCCATTGATTGACGATTTTTCAACCTTCTCCTCCACAGTCCCCAAAATCCATTCCTCCACCGCCAATCCTTCTTTGACGGCCCGCTTGACCATCTCATTTAGAGTAGAATTTTTCATTCGAACGACGATTTGTGATTCCAATTCCGAATTGGGTAATCGACATTCATCAGGTGTACAAGGAGTCTCTCACGTTGAGAGTCTCTAAATACCTAGATAGCCACTCATTTCCGAGCCTTTCTTTCTAATTACACCTATTCCCTTCCACAATTTTCCTCGCCGCCCCTTCTGTGGCCCACACCACAAATTCCTCAACACTCATATCCTTCTGAACCGCCGCTCGAACGGCCAAATTGAGAATTTTGTTAGGGATAGGAACGCTCAGTTGAGAAACAAAGTCATTGTTGGAAGCAGGTTCCCGGCCTTTCATGTACCGGGAAATCAGAATCTGGACGTGTTTAGGGATGTTGCCTTTGGAAAAATAGTTATCAATGGTGCTTCTGGCTAGACCTAGGGAGGAAGCGAGTTCGGTGCGAGACACTTTGTTCTCTTCTAACCACCTTCCCAAAGTCTGAATATCCAGCGGGCGTTTCTCGTCCATGCGGGCAATTTTCTCCTATCAGGAGGGCAAATGGAAGAATCCGGGTTATTTATGATTGACAAAATCCTATTAGGATAATAATAGCTCTTTTATTGGACAATATTACATCTCATTAGGATAATTCTTTGTCCTCTCTAAGGAATCCAAAACCTAAAAACATCATGAACACGAAAACCATCATCGCCAGTTTGGGGCTTCTGAGCCTCTCATGTACCGCACAGGCCGCCTCTAGTGACCCTTGGAACTATTATAGAATGGGAGGGAATTATAGTTCCGCATATTCAACACGGTATGATTCCAATTTTGGAATGAGCATTAGAGGAATGTACGGATTCCATTCGGGGAATGATTATGGAATAGATATGCCAGACCTGTACGGTGCCCAATTAGGACTTCACGCTAACATTCCAGCGGGTTCTGTTTTCCATGAATTATCTTTCAATCTCGGCGCGCTTACAGGTTCTAAAACCTACGAAGGGGAGTTGAAATGGAAACAACAGGTATTCCCATTTACCGCTGGATATTCTTTTAATGTCCCCTTATCTGATTCTGCCACTTTCTATTTAGGCGGCAAAATAGGCCTTCATTATTATAAACAGGAACTCTCTGGAGGTGGAGGAAAAGTATCTGAGTCTGATTCTAGTGGAACTTACTCGGCATTAATCGGTTTCAAATTTGCTGTTACAGAAAAAACAGACATCGTTATTGGATATGAAATAACGAAATACTGGTCAGATGTTGACCCATACCACTTTATCACAGTTGGCTTTAGCTGGTCATTCTAACTTTCGGCGGTGAATTAACTGGCCTCCTTCCTTTCGGGGAAGGGGGCGATTCTTTGATTTGCATGACTTAGGCCGTCGCCTTGCTCGCAAGGTGGCGGTCAATTCTTCAATTCGGCGTAAGTAATTCTCGTCGAAAATGCTTTAGCCATAAGAGAATCCAATCTTACCCATGTGTGGATTTTCACATTTCCCTCATTCAACCGATACGCAAATTCATCTACATATCTCTGTAAATGTTTTGTGCTGAATGAATGGTAGATTCCATAGAATCCTCTCTTCAAAACCGCCCATACGCTCTCGATGCCGTTAGTATGGGCCATTCCGTCAACATACTGCTTGGCACTATGATTCACCACCTGATGATTGAACTGTGATTCTTTGTAAGAAGCATGTTCATCAGTAACCAGAACGGAATCCCGGCTCAAATACTTATTCAAAACTTGGTGAACTGTATCTCTTGAAGTGTCGGGAATAACCCTTGCTAAAACCTTTCCTGCTCTGGCTCTCATTCCTAAAACCGCTGTCTTTCCAACAATTCCGCGCCCAGCCTTCAATTTCTGAGATTCGTGCTTATTGGATTCCTTGCCTCCAATATACACCCCATCAGCTTCAACAATTCCAGATAGAAAGCCGTTATTGTCATCGTCATCATGGTTGGAATTGCATGCTTCCCTAATCCTTTGAAGCATGAACCACGCCGTTTTTTGCGTAACCCCAATTTCCTTGGAAAGTTGCATGGAGCTAATACCCTTTCTGGAAGTCACTACTAGATAGAAAGCAAATATCCACTTATGAAGTGGAACATGGCTTCTTTCAAAGATAGTTCCCGTTCTAACAGTATAAACTTTCCCGCACTCCCCACATTCAAAATACCCTTCAACCCCGTTCCTCTTTACTCTATACTGTTTTTCGCTTTTCCCGCAGAACGGGCAAACTACCTTATCGCCCCACCGTTTTTCCTCTAAATACTTTTTAGCTGATTCCTCATTGGGGAATTTTTCAAAAAGCTCAAAAAGTGAAATGGTTAAGCGGTCGTTCATGGTTGCCTTCTTAGTATGGCTAATTAATAGCATATGGAGAAACCGAAGTCAAGTATATAAGACCCAAATTTTAAGTGCTTCCTCGGAAGAGCCGGATACCGGTTTCGCCCACTTTGCCATTGACGGGAATCCGGATACCTGTTGGCACACGTCGTACACGAACGGCCTGCCGGGTTTTCCCCACTCCATTGCCGTGGATATGGGAACCAGAATGAAGTTTACCGGGTTTATCTATACGCCCAGAATGGACAGGGACAAGGGCCTCATCAGCCAGTACGCGTTTTCCGTTTCCGATGACGGGCGGAACTGGAAGGAAGTGAAGAAAGGCCAGTTCACGTACCATTATATCAGGAAGGACCCCGCGGTTCAGCGCATCGACTTCGGCAGGCCTGTGGAGGCCCGCTACTTCAAGCTGGATGCCCGGTCTCCGGTGAAGGGCGGCGAGCAGAGCGCCACTGTTGCGGAACTGAATATCATCACCCAGTAACGGGGCGGCAGGCGTTTTGCGCTGCTCCCCGGATGGAGAAGTTTTCCAGCCGTGCTCCCTTTCCGGGATGCACGGCTTGTTGTTGCGGGCTTTTCACGGGCGGAAATATTTTTTAACTGAAAGAAAAAGCAGGACGGAATGGTAACATACGCATGCGCAAGATGATGGCCTGCATGCTGGGCGCTGCCCTGTGTTTTTCCATGGCCGGAGCGGAAACAGGCGTTTCCTCTGCGGAAAAAGTTGCATTCCCCTGCGAGAGGATGATCTGGAACCGCAGCTGGGAGTTCCGGCTTGAGGACGAGCCCGGAAAGAGCACCTGGCAGACGGTTCATCTGCCCCATACGTTCAGTCTGCCCTACTTTATGTCCGATTCCTTTTACACGGGGCGAGGCACCTACCGCAAGAAGCTGGTCATGCCGGAGGAATGGCAGGGGAAGAAGGTGTTTCTGGATTGCGGCGCAGCTTTCCAGGTGGCGGAGGTGAAGGTGAACGGGAAGACTGCGGGAAGGCATGAAGGGGGATATACGGCCTTCCGGTCGGATTTGACGCCTTTCCTGAAGCCCGGCGAGAACTGGGTGGAGGTACGGGTGGATAACCGCTGGAGCCCCCGCATGGCGCCGCGGGCGGGGGAGCATACTTTTTCCGGAGGCCTGTACCGGAACGTACATCTGCACGTGTGTTCTCCCGTGTATTTGCCTGCGCACGGAGTATGGGTTCAGACGCCGGAGGTGACGGCGGCCCGCGGGAAGGTCCGGATTTTGACGGAAGTGAAGAATGATACCGGGATTGTGAGGAAAGTGACGGTGCGGCATACTGTGCGGGAGGAGCAAAGCGGCCGCGTGGTGCTGCGGGGAGAGAAGGACGCGGAGCTGGGCGCCGGAGAAGAGTCTCGCGTACAGGCTGACCTGCCTCCGCTGGCCTCTCCAAGGTTGTGGAGCCCTGCAGCCCCCAATATGTACCGCGTGGCGACGGAGTTGCTGGACGAGAAGGGGCAGGTGCTGGACCGGGCGGAAAATCCCCTGGGTTTCCGTACTCTGGAACTGACGGCGGACCGGGGCATGTTGATGAACGGAAAACCTGTTTATCTGCAGGGAGCCAATGTGCACCAGGACCACGCCGGATGGGGGGATGCCGTGACGGACGCCGGGGCCCGCCGTGATGT
This region of Akkermansia muciniphila genomic DNA includes:
- a CDS encoding discoidin domain-containing protein is translated as MVAFLVWLINSIWRNRSQVYKTQILSASSEEPDTGFAHFAIDGNPDTCWHTSYTNGLPGFPHSIAVDMGTRMKFTGFIYTPRMDRDKGLISQYAFSVSDDGRNWKEVKKGQFTYHYIRKDPAVQRIDFGRPVEARYFKLDARSPVKGGEQSATVAELNIITQ
- a CDS encoding porin family protein — protein: MNTKTIIASLGLLSLSCTAQAASSDPWNYYRMGGNYSSAYSTRYDSNFGMSIRGMYGFHSGNDYGIDMPDLYGAQLGLHANIPAGSVFHELSFNLGALTGSKTYEGELKWKQQVFPFTAGYSFNVPLSDSATFYLGGKIGLHYYKQELSGGGGKVSESDSSGTYSALIGFKFAVTEKTDIVIGYEITKYWSDVDPYHFITVGFSWSF
- a CDS encoding IS1595-like element ISAmu1 family transposase, yielding MNDRLTISLFELFEKFPNEESAKKYLEEKRWGDKVVCPFCGKSEKQYRVKRNGVEGYFECGECGKVYTVRTGTIFERSHVPLHKWIFAFYLVVTSRKGISSMQLSKEIGVTQKTAWFMLQRIREACNSNHDDDDNNGFLSGIVEADGVYIGGKESNKHESQKLKAGRGIVGKTAVLGMRARAGKVLARVIPDTSRDTVHQVLNKYLSRDSVLVTDEHASYKESQFNHQVVNHSAKQYVDGMAHTNGIESVWAVLKRGFYGIYHSFSTKHLQRYVDEFAYRLNEGNVKIHTWVRLDSLMAKAFSTRITYAELKN